TAAAGGATATAAGTTTATGAATAGTAGTTTACTTAAAATGTCTTTGGTTGAGCCTCAGAGATTTATAAAGGAAACAACAAAGTATTTTGATACAGAAGAGAATTCAGATTCAGTTCAAGTAAGTTTATTCGATGAATTAGACTAAAAATTATGAAGAAAAACAAAATAGAGATAATTGATCATTTAGGTAATATTGATTTGTTTGTCTGCTCATCTGGATTTGAGAGTAGGTCTTCTTTTTTAGGTTCATCATTAAATTCTTCTAAAGTTAAAGATTCGGTTGTTTTTCATTTAGATGAAACTTATGCCATTGCTAATAAGAATATTGAATTAATTAAAGAGAATTTGAAATCTTTAAGAACAATTATATATCCTAAAAATGAGTCTATTTTAACTTTTGATATATTTTATAATTTTTTCTTGGATTATGTTGATGAAGATGAAAAAGTAAATGTTGTTATCGATATAACCACTTTTACAAAAGAAGTACTTTTAATTATATTTAAAGTAGTTTCGTTACAAAAATTTGCGGATACTTTTATAATCAATTTAGTTTATACACCTGCTGAAAGTTATCCAGATTGGTTAACTAAAGGAGTAAGAGAGATTAGATCAGTTTATGGTTATTCAGGATTACATTATCCATCAAAAGAATTACTTTTAATAATTCTTAACGGTTTTGAGAATGAAAGGACAGAAGAAATAATAAACTCCTTTGAGCCAAATGGTATTTTATTAGGTAGGCCAACACGCATAGATTCAATTAACGATGGGTTAAGTGTTATATCGGATGAAAAATACAATTATATCAACAGTAGATATGAATCTTTGATTCTTGAAAACTTTGATTTTTCTTGTCAAGATATATCAAAAACAAAGAATTTACTAAGTGAGCTAGTTAAAAAATATAGTCAAGATTATAATATAGTTATATCTCCCTTGAATAATAAGGTTTCAACATTAGGAGTGGCATCTTTAGGGATTCAAAATGAAGATATTCAAATTTGTTATGCCTCAGCAAACCAATATAATATTAATTCTTATTCTAAAGGGTGTGATTATTTTTTAGTTTTTAACTTTAACGATTTACTTAAATATTGATTTTTTGGGTAAATAATCAATTAAGAGGATTGTAAAGGAATACTTTAAGGTATACTACTAATAATAGAATAGAAGTAAATACTATAAATACTGATATTATTTAAACAGGTTCGAATCCTGTCGCGATCACAATAAGCCTTACTAGAAATAGTAAGGCTTTTTTGTTTTATAAAATATGCATTTTACATTGTATATTTCTAGTTAGAGTTTTGATTGGTTTATAAATCTTCTACAAAGTAATTTTAAAACTATATAATAGATGTAGTTTATTTATAAAATTTTTCATTGTAGTTAGAGTAATTATAGAAGTTTTTGAATTAGCAAAAACTTAATTTATGAACCTAACATAAAGCATAATTGTTAATGTTGTGTTAATTAGTAGGAATGAATGGCTATGGTTTTGACTATTAGTTTTTTAATTAGTGGTAAGCTTTTGGTTAAAAAGTAAAAAACTACCCTTTTGTTTAGGTTTTTTTTTGGCTGATAACTTATTTTTGTAATAAAATTAACTATGATGAAACATAAGTATTCTAGAAATAGATTATACGTTAATCCAGAAGAACAAAAGCTTATTAAAGACTTTCCAATTTTATTGGGTGGGGCTGGTATTGGAAGTATAATAGCTGAATGTGCATTACGTTTCGGATTTGAAAATATAACTATAATTGATGGTGATCAAATAGAGGAGTCTAATTTAAATAGACAGAACTATACGGAAAAAGATGTATCAGCCAACAAAGTTGATATTATAAAAGAAAGATTAAAATCTATAAATAGTAAGGCAAACATAAAAGTACATAACTGTTTTTTAACAAACGATAATGTTAAAGGATATATTAAAGGGCATAAAATAGCAATTAATGCTTTAGATTTTTCATCTGAGGTTCCTTTACTTTTTGATGAAATTTGTCAAAAAATGGATATTCCTGTTTTACATCCATACAACTTAGGCTGGGGAGGCTTAGTAACAATTATTTCTCCTAAAGGATTATCGTTAAACTCTATTGCAAGAAAAGGGGAGAATTTTAATGAATTAAATGTAGTGGAATATGTTTCTAGTTATATGAGATTTTGGGGAAAACCTCAGGAGTGGCTAGAAGATATAATAGATAAATTTAAAAATGAAAAAGAAAAATTATCTCCTCCTCAGTTATCAGTGGGCTCTTGGGTTGTAGCAGGTATGTGTACACACATACTTTTTAATATAGCTACACAAAGGGAAGTCAAGAGTTTTCCTGAGTTTTACCTATCTTCTTTACAAGATTAAGTTAAAACTAAATTAGTTTATTGTTGGTGGCATATACAATTGCTTCTGAAATATTTGCAACTTCTAATTTTTCAAATAATTTTCTTCTATGAAATTTAACAGTATCAGGAGATACATACATTGTTTCTGCCATTTCATTGATTGTAAATCCTCTGACAGAGAATCTTAAAATTTCCTTTTCTCTATTAGATAATTCTATTTTTTCTTCTACTTTCCAGAAATTTCCCTTCAAATCATATCTAAAAATTTTATTCTCACCTTTTTTAGATATTTTAATGTTTCCAGAGTTTTGCTCATTGGAAATTGATATTATACAAATAGCTTTCCATATTTTTCCTTCATTGGTAAGAAATAAAGGAGTAAGTTTCTGGTTTATTAAAAGTATTTTTCCTTCTTGGTTTTTTAAATGAAAATCATAAGAAATGGAATGGTATATTCTTTCCTGAATGGGTATTTTCTCATAAAAATCAAAACCGACAGTGTTTATTTTTAAAAGTAGCTCTAAGTCTTCAGGTATTACATAATTAAAATAAAAAAGATAGCCCATTTCCTTAACTTCTTCTGCGGTATGCCCGCATAAAAAAAGAGGGTTTTCAGAAACGAATTCAAAACCTTTTTTTTGATAATCAATTACATAGATACTCTTGTAAGTGGTTCTTGCAAAGGCTTTTATGGCCTCTGCATAGTTTTCAGTCTGTTTTTTCTCTTCATCAGAAACATTATATACAGTGTTTCGTGATGAAAAAAAGTCATTCACGTCATTCATAGATTAGGGGGGCTTTGACCCCAAATTAAGTAAATAATTTAGTAATAAGCAATACTTTTTTAAAATATAAATCCATTTCTGTTTAACCTCATAAATTCTTGTATCTACTACTATTTTGTGTAGTGAGTTGATGGCTTTAACTAACTAGCTTTGAGCGTAGAATAAAAATTATAATACTTATGAAGAGTTATTTAGAAAGACTGTCAAATAGTGAAGTGCTAAGTTTATCAAAATTTGTAGTTGA
The nucleotide sequence above comes from Tenacibaculum singaporense. Encoded proteins:
- a CDS encoding ThiF family adenylyltransferase, which encodes MMKHKYSRNRLYVNPEEQKLIKDFPILLGGAGIGSIIAECALRFGFENITIIDGDQIEESNLNRQNYTEKDVSANKVDIIKERLKSINSKANIKVHNCFLTNDNVKGYIKGHKIAINALDFSSEVPLLFDEICQKMDIPVLHPYNLGWGGLVTIISPKGLSLNSIARKGENFNELNVVEYVSSYMRFWGKPQEWLEDIIDKFKNEKEKLSPPQLSVGSWVVAGMCTHILFNIATQREVKSFPEFYLSSLQD
- a CDS encoding response regulator transcription factor, with protein sequence MNDVNDFFSSRNTVYNVSDEEKKQTENYAEAIKAFARTTYKSIYVIDYQKKGFEFVSENPLFLCGHTAEEVKEMGYLFYFNYVIPEDLELLLKINTVGFDFYEKIPIQERIYHSISYDFHLKNQEGKILLINQKLTPLFLTNEGKIWKAICIISISNEQNSGNIKISKKGENKIFRYDLKGNFWKVEEKIELSNREKEILRFSVRGFTINEMAETMYVSPDTVKFHRRKLFEKLEVANISEAIVYATNNKLI